A portion of the Stella humosa genome contains these proteins:
- a CDS encoding SMP-30/gluconolactonase/LRE family protein: MSELREITGGLRFPEGPVAMADGSVLLVEIAASRLTRVAADGTKSTASQVGAGPNGAAIGPDGQCWICNNGGFKWHEEPGMIRPVLQAEDYSGGRIERVDLATGKVERMYDTAGGFGLRGPNDLVFDAHGGVWFTDLGKARARDMDRGGVYYARADGSGIREVIHPMVTPNGIGLSPDGRTLYVAETEPGRLWAFDIVAPGEVSKLPWPSPHGGRLVVGLEGFQRFDSLAVQADGAICVATLMSGRITIVDPDGGNLRFVEMPEPYPTNICFGGPDRKTAYITLSMTGRLVAMDWPVPGAALNYLDVQP; encoded by the coding sequence ATGAGCGAGCTTCGCGAGATCACGGGCGGACTGCGCTTTCCCGAAGGCCCCGTCGCCATGGCCGACGGCTCGGTCCTGCTGGTCGAGATCGCGGCGAGCAGGCTGACCCGCGTCGCCGCCGACGGCACGAAATCCACCGCCTCGCAGGTCGGCGCCGGGCCGAACGGGGCTGCCATCGGCCCCGACGGCCAATGCTGGATCTGCAACAATGGCGGCTTCAAGTGGCACGAGGAGCCGGGGATGATCCGCCCCGTGCTGCAGGCGGAGGACTACTCCGGCGGGCGGATCGAGCGCGTCGACCTGGCGACCGGCAAGGTCGAGCGCATGTATGACACGGCCGGCGGCTTCGGCCTGCGCGGGCCGAACGACCTGGTGTTCGACGCCCATGGCGGCGTCTGGTTCACCGACCTCGGCAAGGCGCGCGCCCGCGACATGGACCGCGGCGGCGTCTACTACGCCCGGGCCGACGGCAGCGGCATCCGCGAGGTCATCCACCCGATGGTGACGCCCAACGGCATCGGCCTGTCGCCGGACGGGCGCACGCTCTATGTCGCCGAGACCGAGCCGGGGCGGCTCTGGGCCTTTGACATCGTCGCGCCGGGCGAGGTCTCGAAGCTGCCCTGGCCTTCGCCGCATGGCGGCCGCCTCGTGGTCGGGCTCGAGGGGTTCCAGCGGTTCGATTCGCTGGCCGTCCAGGCCGACGGCGCCATCTGCGTCGCCACCCTGATGTCGGGCCGCATCACCATCGTCGATCCCGATGGCGGCAACCTGCGCTTCGTCGAGATGCCGGAGCCCTATCCCACCAACATCTGCTTCGGCGGCCCCGACCGGAAGACTGCCTACATCACCCTGTCGATGACCGGGCGGCTGGTGGCCATGGACTGGCCGGTGCCGGGTGCGGCCCTCAACTATCTCGACGTGCAGCCCTGA
- a CDS encoding PAS-domain containing protein: MSDPIRSTRPEECASAADATLVGLLDLLAAPARMIAADGSPGAVNRSYAALVADGRPVVGEVERLDLADGRRIEIWPRGSATLPVLSDAIEALEEGFAVWDADDRLVLFNRRYRDLYRDFNDLTYPGVDFASHARARLNAPQLQMLQPEIEAYIERRRRERRQNLPPFEVERIDGRWIRLVDRTMPDGGLVSIRIDVTDLKRREARAAERSQILQTTLENMSDGIVAFDGEHRLVAWNDRAFELAGLPDEMKRRGVSMVDLVRAQAANGEFGDSSFEAVFRTHSDWLASTRPESYERRRPDGTILFVRHNFARNGGFITTFTDVTAQRQAEEDAERHQAILAAVAEAAARILSGESWLEQTRLLLARAGEVLSASRVILTEIRHGDDGDRRLVDLVVWNAPGAPPPPTPMPPGMDAARHAAFADWWDRREQGETEQALTRDLDPGKRAFLEAIGVRSLLRMPVMIGQQVWGTVGLDDCSSDRIWHPIEVEALRAVANLVGVAINRARSEAARQDSEETYRRLFEAAPDGIMITEHQIIMSANAAAVRMMGAASDRELVGRDIYDFVPPEYHAIARLRARVVRDSGQPAPYREREMLRVDGTRFIVETTGTKVAAGQRDRLQLIFRDVTEKRRASAEIQRQREALIQSEKLAALGSLLAGVAHELNNPLSVVVGQSFLMEETSRDERTRARAVKIRAAADRCARIVKTFLAMARQRPPERRRVALTAVVRAALDIVAYPLRTSGVELQVVVPDDLPLLWADEDQLGQVVLNLLLNAQQALMEAPTPRRLAVTAALLPGGARVRLTVADNGPGVDPHLRRRIFDPFFTTKPAGVGTGVGLSVCHGIVAGHDGAIWVEEAAGGGAAFVVELPLGEGEDGDIEELATADATGVGRHVLVVDDEPDIAAMLGEILDGAGFRVTVVESGRGALDLLERLHFDLVLSDIRMPDIDGRDLWRAVSRPGRPGTPIAFMTGDSLGASAAEFLIEAGCEVLEKPFDPPEVVAFVRRLLGRPV, translated from the coding sequence ATGAGCGACCCCATCCGATCCACCCGGCCGGAGGAATGTGCGAGCGCTGCCGACGCCACGTTGGTCGGCCTGCTCGACCTGCTGGCCGCACCCGCCCGCATGATCGCCGCCGATGGCAGTCCCGGCGCCGTCAACCGCTCCTACGCGGCCCTCGTCGCCGACGGCCGCCCGGTGGTGGGCGAGGTCGAGCGGCTGGACCTGGCCGATGGCCGCCGCATCGAGATATGGCCGCGCGGCTCGGCCACCCTGCCGGTGCTGTCGGATGCGATCGAGGCGCTGGAGGAAGGGTTCGCGGTGTGGGATGCGGACGACCGGCTCGTCCTTTTCAACCGCCGCTATCGCGACCTCTATCGCGATTTCAACGACCTGACCTATCCGGGGGTCGACTTCGCTTCCCACGCCCGGGCCCGCCTCAACGCACCGCAGCTCCAGATGCTGCAGCCGGAGATCGAGGCCTATATCGAGCGCCGCCGACGCGAGCGCCGCCAGAACTTGCCGCCTTTCGAGGTGGAGCGGATCGACGGCCGTTGGATCCGCCTCGTCGACCGCACCATGCCGGATGGCGGGCTGGTCTCGATCCGCATCGACGTCACCGACCTGAAGCGCCGCGAAGCGCGCGCGGCCGAGCGCTCGCAGATTCTCCAGACGACTCTGGAGAACATGAGCGACGGCATCGTCGCCTTCGATGGCGAGCATCGTCTGGTCGCCTGGAACGACCGCGCGTTCGAACTGGCCGGCCTGCCGGACGAGATGAAGCGCCGTGGCGTCTCCATGGTCGACCTGGTGCGCGCCCAGGCCGCCAACGGCGAATTCGGCGACTCCTCGTTCGAGGCGGTGTTCCGCACCCATTCGGACTGGCTGGCCTCGACCCGGCCGGAAAGCTACGAGCGGCGCCGGCCGGACGGCACGATCCTCTTCGTGCGGCACAACTTTGCCCGCAATGGCGGTTTCATCACCACCTTCACGGACGTGACCGCCCAGCGCCAGGCCGAGGAGGATGCCGAGCGCCACCAGGCCATCCTGGCCGCCGTGGCCGAGGCCGCCGCCCGCATCCTTTCGGGCGAGAGCTGGCTGGAGCAGACGCGCCTGCTGCTGGCGCGCGCGGGCGAGGTGCTGTCGGCCAGCCGGGTGATCCTGACCGAGATCCGCCATGGCGACGATGGCGACCGGCGCCTGGTCGACCTGGTGGTGTGGAACGCGCCCGGTGCCCCGCCGCCACCCACGCCGATGCCCCCCGGCATGGACGCGGCGCGCCACGCGGCCTTCGCCGACTGGTGGGACCGGCGCGAGCAGGGCGAGACCGAGCAGGCCCTGACCCGCGACCTCGATCCCGGCAAGCGCGCCTTCCTGGAGGCGATCGGCGTGCGCTCGCTGCTGCGCATGCCGGTGATGATCGGCCAGCAGGTGTGGGGCACGGTCGGCCTCGACGATTGCAGCAGCGACCGCATCTGGCACCCGATCGAGGTGGAGGCGCTGCGCGCCGTGGCCAACCTGGTCGGCGTCGCGATCAACCGCGCCCGCAGCGAGGCCGCCCGCCAGGATTCCGAGGAGACCTACCGCCGCCTGTTCGAGGCCGCCCCCGACGGCATCATGATCACCGAGCACCAGATCATCATGTCGGCCAATGCTGCGGCCGTGCGCATGATGGGTGCCGCCAGCGACCGGGAACTGGTCGGGCGCGACATCTACGACTTCGTTCCGCCGGAGTATCACGCGATCGCGCGGCTGCGGGCGCGGGTCGTGCGCGATTCCGGCCAGCCGGCGCCCTATCGCGAGCGCGAGATGCTGCGCGTCGACGGCACCCGCTTCATCGTCGAGACGACGGGAACCAAGGTCGCGGCGGGGCAGCGCGACCGGCTCCAGCTCATCTTCCGCGACGTGACCGAGAAGCGCCGCGCCTCGGCCGAGATCCAGCGCCAGCGCGAGGCCCTGATCCAGAGCGAGAAGCTGGCCGCCCTGGGTTCGCTGCTGGCCGGGGTGGCGCACGAGCTGAACAACCCGCTGTCGGTCGTCGTCGGCCAGTCCTTCCTGATGGAAGAGACATCGCGCGACGAGCGCACGCGGGCCCGCGCCGTCAAGATCCGGGCCGCCGCCGACCGCTGCGCCCGCATCGTCAAGACCTTCCTCGCCATGGCCCGCCAGCGCCCGCCGGAGCGCCGGCGGGTGGCGCTCACCGCCGTCGTCCGGGCCGCACTCGACATCGTCGCCTATCCCCTGCGCACCTCGGGCGTCGAGCTGCAGGTTGTGGTTCCCGACGACCTGCCGCTGCTGTGGGCCGACGAGGACCAACTGGGCCAGGTGGTGTTGAACCTGCTGCTGAACGCCCAGCAGGCATTGATGGAAGCGCCAACGCCGCGTCGGCTGGCGGTGACGGCCGCCCTGTTGCCGGGCGGCGCGCGCGTGCGCCTGACGGTGGCCGACAATGGGCCGGGCGTCGACCCGCACCTGCGGCGGCGCATCTTCGATCCGTTCTTCACGACCAAGCCGGCCGGGGTCGGCACTGGCGTCGGGCTATCGGTCTGCCATGGCATCGTCGCCGGCCATGACGGTGCGATCTGGGTGGAGGAGGCAGCGGGCGGCGGTGCTGCCTTCGTGGTCGAGCTGCCGCTGGGCGAAGGCGAGGACGGAGATATCGAGGAACTGGCGACGGCCGACGCGACGGGCGTCGGCCGGCACGTGCTTGTGGTCGACGACGAGCCCGACATCGCCGCCATGCTGGGCGAGATCCTGGACGGCGCCGGCTTTCGCGTGACCGTCGTCGAATCCGGCCGCGGCGCGCTCGACCTGCTGGAGCGGCTGCATTTCGACCTGGTGCTGAGCGACATCCGCATGCCGGACATCGACGGCCGCGACCTGTGGCGCGCCGTCAGCCGGCCGGGCCGGCCGGGGACGCCGATCGCCTTCATGACCGGCGATTCGCTGGGCGCCTCGGCGGCGGAGTTCCTGATCGAGGCCGGGTGCGAAGTGCTGGAGAAGCCCTTCGACCCGCCCGAAGTGGTGGCGTTCGTCCGCCGGCTGCTGGGCCGCCCGGTCTGA